One genomic segment of Erysipelotrichaceae bacterium 66202529 includes these proteins:
- a CDS encoding glycosyltransferase translates to MLLSIIIPVHNTEKYLASCIESVYEQGLPLNEFEVILVNNASTDNSLNVCRKLKETHSNVMLIHTDTPGVSNARNLGMQQAQGYYIHFIDSDDKLLAEMYATYKSVALKNHPDLIVSGIDNYYESENRHLLQNPSETCSLSNKKSVCNCIRNMTPDKKIWLMNVIWNKWYKRSFLLDAKAKFDTSLKVGEDFVFNCAVFTGLNSCTVISRAFYSYFHRSTKSALNQFHKGELERRRRMEKEQKALYHNLGINDKDKEIEILNGELLFKHLYSVFREDCDVEPQEYIKSVMNDELMKDILQFFDSNPNGYYNTLKFMTMHGNCSGFYFVLKAKYFLSGQNKKR, encoded by the coding sequence ATGCTACTTTCAATTATCATACCAGTTCATAATACGGAAAAGTATTTAGCGTCCTGCATCGAGAGCGTGTATGAACAGGGGCTGCCTTTGAATGAGTTTGAAGTGATCCTGGTCAATAATGCTTCGACAGATAATTCTCTGAATGTATGCAGGAAACTGAAGGAGACGCACTCTAATGTTATGCTGATCCATACTGATACCCCTGGTGTAAGCAATGCACGAAATTTAGGAATGCAGCAAGCACAAGGGTATTATATTCATTTTATTGATTCGGATGACAAACTTCTTGCAGAAATGTATGCTACTTACAAAAGCGTTGCGCTGAAAAATCATCCTGATCTGATCGTTTCTGGCATTGATAATTATTATGAGTCAGAAAATCGGCATCTTCTTCAGAATCCGAGTGAAACTTGTAGCCTGAGTAATAAAAAATCGGTATGCAATTGCATTCGGAATATGACACCAGATAAAAAAATCTGGCTGATGAACGTTATCTGGAATAAATGGTACAAGAGAAGTTTTCTTCTTGATGCAAAAGCAAAGTTTGATACATCTTTGAAAGTTGGCGAAGATTTTGTTTTTAACTGTGCCGTATTTACAGGATTAAACAGTTGCACTGTTATATCGAGAGCTTTTTATTCGTATTTTCATCGGAGCACAAAAAGTGCCTTGAACCAGTTCCATAAGGGTGAACTTGAACGTAGAAGGCGTATGGAAAAAGAACAAAAAGCCCTCTATCATAATCTTGGAATCAACGATAAGGATAAGGAAATTGAAATATTGAATGGTGAATTGCTGTTCAAGCATCTGTATTCGGTATTTCGTGAAGATTGTGATGTAGAACCGCAAGAGTATATTAAGTCGGTAATGAATGACGAGCTGATGAAAGACATCCTGCAGTTCTTTGACAGCAACCCAAATGGGTATTATAACACATTGAAATTTATGACAATGCATGGGAATTGTTCGGGATTTTATTTTGTCCTAAAAGCAAAGTATTTTCTATCTGGACAAAACAAGAAAAGGTGA
- a CDS encoding oligosaccharide flippase family protein: MGRQKELAKNTAILTFGKICTQCISFFLLPLYTAVLDTSEYGLFDLMITYGTLLIPIVNWQFDQGLFRFLIDVRGNKEKQTEIFSSVFAANIVQSVAFILIMALVSAVSNFKYSVFLTTYIVLHVFVTLLLQFVRGLGKSTIYAVASFISAVTTVALNALTLVVFKLGLNGLFLATIAAQIATLVYLLAASRVYSYFRFSSINGGMYREVRKYSLPLIPNNLAWWVVNVSDRTIVSYVLGVATNGIYTVANKFSNVFINFYNIFNLTWTETVSLHYQDEDRDAFLSDTMTTLYKMFSCACFGTVALMPYIFPIMVHSNYAEAYPQIIILMYAMLLRVVVGLYSCVYIAMKESKKVATTSGISALINITIDLLLIKKMGLYAASISTLVAFGAMAVVRYFDINKILKMKIKRSVLISSIIVGSALAITYYINLPPINLGMLVVIVVYVIVMNVGIINAALKMAHDFF; this comes from the coding sequence ATGGGAAGGCAAAAAGAACTGGCTAAAAATACAGCTATATTGACTTTTGGGAAAATATGCACACAATGCATTAGTTTCTTTTTACTGCCATTATATACGGCGGTTTTGGATACTTCTGAATATGGTCTGTTTGACCTAATGATAACATACGGAACATTATTGATTCCTATTGTTAATTGGCAGTTTGATCAGGGATTATTTAGATTTTTGATTGATGTTCGTGGCAATAAAGAAAAACAGACGGAAATATTTTCTTCGGTTTTTGCCGCGAATATAGTGCAATCCGTGGCATTTATTTTGATCATGGCGTTAGTTTCAGCGGTTTCAAACTTTAAGTACAGTGTTTTCTTGACGACATACATTGTGCTTCACGTTTTTGTGACGCTGCTTTTACAGTTTGTGCGAGGACTTGGAAAAAGTACTATTTACGCGGTTGCAAGCTTTATTTCGGCCGTTACAACGGTAGCGTTAAATGCGTTGACGCTTGTTGTATTTAAATTGGGTTTGAACGGATTATTTCTGGCGACAATTGCGGCGCAAATTGCTACACTTGTTTATCTGCTTGCCGCATCACGAGTGTACAGTTATTTTAGATTTAGTTCGATTAATGGTGGTATGTACAGAGAAGTAAGAAAATACTCTCTCCCGCTAATTCCTAATAATTTGGCGTGGTGGGTTGTGAATGTTTCGGACAGAACAATCGTTTCTTATGTTTTGGGAGTTGCAACAAACGGTATTTATACTGTTGCGAATAAGTTTTCGAATGTTTTTATTAATTTTTATAATATTTTTAATTTGACATGGACGGAAACGGTATCCTTGCACTATCAGGATGAGGATAGAGATGCTTTCTTAAGTGATACTATGACAACTTTATATAAGATGTTCTCATGTGCCTGTTTTGGAACTGTTGCTTTGATGCCATATATTTTCCCAATTATGGTACATTCAAATTATGCTGAGGCCTACCCGCAGATTATCATCTTAATGTATGCAATGCTTCTCAGAGTTGTTGTGGGCCTTTATAGCTGTGTATATATAGCTATGAAGGAATCAAAGAAGGTGGCGACAACATCGGGTATTTCAGCTTTGATCAATATTACGATTGATTTGCTTTTAATCAAGAAAATGGGTTTATACGCGGCATCAATATCAACTCTTGTGGCGTTTGGAGCAATGGCAGTTGTCAGGTATTTTGATATAAATAAAATCCTGAAGATGAAAATCAAACGTAGCGTTTTGATTTCTTCAATTATTGTAGGCAGTGCTTTAGCAATTACATATTATATCAACTTGCCTCCTATAAATCTTGGAATGCTAGTGGTGATTGTAGTGTATGTTATTGTTATGAATGTTGGAATTATTAATGCAGCTCTTAAAATGGCGCATGATTTTTTTTAA
- a CDS encoding 4Fe-4S dicluster domain-containing protein gives MPVPIDKKECCGCSLCVEVCPVHCISMTNDAEGFRYPKIDDAACIHCEKCSKICSFVTKKNTRITVKECIVSQHSDTGELMKSRSGAAFAICSDWILSEGGAVYGAVLTPQMEVVHMRATNQVDRDLMRGSKYAQSNIEGLFADILQDAEENPVLFSGTACQVDAVNAYFKIKHGKIENLYTLDIICHGAPSPMMFSEYITYLEKREKKKVTAFNFRDKKFGWDNYIETYCFGDNERKSTLYRKLFYEEIVLRPSCHNCRYTSLDRVADLTVADAWNIQKVYPEFDYKKGVSLCIADTEKGIRLLEHIKVESVWKPAKIEDFMQPNMQRPTAPGIDREAFWVDYQRKGFEYVLNKYAKKRIWVRIANAVRYYSAKFLKK, from the coding sequence ATGCCAGTGCCAATCGATAAAAAAGAATGCTGTGGCTGTTCTCTTTGCGTGGAGGTTTGTCCCGTTCACTGCATTTCTATGACAAACGATGCGGAAGGATTTCGGTATCCGAAGATAGATGATGCGGCTTGTATTCATTGCGAAAAATGCTCTAAAATATGCTCTTTTGTAACTAAGAAGAACACACGCATCACGGTTAAAGAGTGCATTGTATCTCAACACAGCGATACTGGAGAATTGATGAAAAGCCGCTCAGGTGCTGCCTTTGCAATCTGCTCGGATTGGATTTTAAGCGAAGGTGGTGCAGTGTATGGCGCGGTGCTGACTCCACAGATGGAAGTAGTCCATATGCGGGCAACAAATCAGGTGGATCGAGATCTGATGCGTGGTTCCAAATATGCACAGAGTAACATAGAAGGACTTTTTGCGGATATCTTACAGGATGCAGAAGAAAATCCCGTTCTTTTTTCCGGGACAGCGTGTCAGGTGGATGCGGTAAATGCGTATTTTAAGATAAAGCATGGTAAAATAGAAAATCTTTACACGTTGGATATTATCTGTCACGGCGCTCCTTCTCCAATGATGTTTTCTGAATATATTACGTATCTGGAAAAGAGAGAGAAAAAGAAAGTCACGGCATTTAATTTCAGAGATAAGAAATTCGGGTGGGACAACTATATTGAAACATATTGCTTTGGGGATAACGAAAGAAAATCTACGCTATATCGTAAATTATTCTACGAAGAGATTGTGCTGAGACCTAGCTGCCATAATTGCCGCTATACATCATTGGATCGAGTTGCGGATTTGACCGTTGCGGATGCCTGGAACATACAGAAAGTATACCCGGAATTTGATTACAAGAAAGGCGTATCGCTTTGCATTGCAGATACAGAAAAAGGGATACGCTTGCTGGAGCATATCAAAGTGGAAAGTGTTTGGAAACCTGCTAAAATTGAGGACTTTATGCAACCCAATATGCAAAGGCCGACTGCTCCAGGTATAGATCGAGAAGCATTCTGGGTCGATTATCAGCGGAAGGGGTTTGAATATGTCCTCAACAAATACGCAAAGAAGAGGATTTGGGTGCGTATTGCGAATGCAGTGCGGTATTATTCAGCAAAATTTTTGAAAAAGTAA